The genomic region GACTACGGGCTGCTCGACGCCGAAGGCCGCCTGCTCGGCAACCCGGTGCACTACCGCGACTCCCGGACCGACGGCGTGATGGACGGCGTGCTGCGCAAGATCCCCGCCGAGGACCTGTACGCGGTCACCGGGCTCCAGCAACTCCCGTTCAACACCATCTACCAACTCGTCGCCGAGCGCGCCCTCGATCGCGCGACGAGCCTGTTGCTCATCCCCGACCTGCTCAGCTACTGGCTCACCGGTGTCGCCGGCGCCGAGGCAACCAACGCCTCCACCACCCAGCTGTACGACGTACGCTTCCGCACCTGGAGCGCCGACCTGGCTGGGCGCATCGGCGTACCCCTCGAGCTACTGCCCCCACTGCGTGAGCCCGGTCAGGTGATCGGGCCGGTTCTTCCGGAGGTGGCCGAGGAGACCGGGCTCGACGCCACGACACCCGTCATCGCGGTCGGTTCCCACGACACGGCCTCGTCGGTGGTCGCGGTGCCGGCGGCCGCGGGTGATCGGTTCGCGTACATCTCCTCCGGCACCTGGTCGCTGGTCGGGCTGGAGCTGCCCGAGCCGGTGCTCACCCCGGCGGCCCAGGAGGCGAACTTCACCAACGAGGGTGGCGTCGACGGCCGGACGCGCTTCCTCAAGAACGTGATGGGCCTGTGGATCCTGCAGGAGTGCCTGCGGGTGTGGGGGACCGACGACCTGGTGCAGCTGCTGAAGGGTGCCGCGGACGTTCCCGCCTTCGGCGTCCTGGTCGATCCGGACCATCCGTCGTTCCTTGCGCCAGGCAACATGCCGGCCCGGATCGCGGAGTTCTGCGCTCAGTCCGGGCAGGAGCCGCCGACGTCGCGCGCCGTGATCGTGCGGTGCGTGCTGGAGAGTCTGGCGCTGGCCTACCGACGGACGTTGCGGCGCGCGCAGCAGGTGGCCGGGCGTGAGGTCGACGTCGTGCACGTGATCGGGGGCGGCTCGCAGAACGAGCTGCTCTGCCAGCTGACCGCAGACGCCTGCGGGGTGCCGGTGCTCGCCGGTCCCGTCGAGGCGTCCGCGCTGGGCAACGTGCTGGTCCAGGCACGCGCCCTGGGGGAACCGTTGCCGGACCTGGACGCGATGCGTGCGCTGGTCCGCGCGACCCATCGACTGCGGCGCTACGAGCCGCAAGGTAGACCGGCCGACTGGGACGCCGCCGAGTCCCGGGTGTTCGGAACCAGGTGATCCGATGACCGTCCTGCACAACGAGACCCGGCCACGTCCGGAGCTGAGCGACCTCGCCCGGGCGTCCGAGCACTGCGGGTTCCTCCGGGCCACCCACCAGTGTGGGCTGCCGCGGGCGACGCCCGAGCCGGCCCTGCCACGAGAGATCAGCCACGAAGACCTCAAGCTGCTGCGGCTGCTCGCCACCGGGCTGCCGATGGACGCGGTGGCCCGCCGGCTCGATCTGTCCGAGCGGACCGTCCGCCGCCGAACCAGGGCCGCCTGCGACCGCCTCGGCTTCGGCACCGCCATCGAAGCGATCGTCTGGGCGGCCCACCGCGGCCTGCTCTGACCGCCTCGCCTGCTTCGTGCCACGCTCGTCCGCCTGAACGCCGACCCTGACTCGACCGCCGAGCGGCGGCCGACCCCGTCCCGTCGCTCAACCTCCGCGACGGGCCGCCGCTTCCGGGCAGCCCGTCCGGCCGCACCGCGCACGCCACGTTCCTCCCCTGCAGATCGCCCCGTCTCGTGAGGAGTCCGCCCGATGTCGTTCCGTACCCGTTTCGGCTGCCTGCTGGCCGCCGTCCTGCTGCTGACCCCGTTGGTCCCCGCCACCGGTTCGCCACCCGCGACCCGGGAAACGCTGCAAGTCCGCAACCTGAAGACCAACAACCTGACCAACCCGCTCGGCGTCCCCGGGACGCCACCGCGCCTCAGCTGGCAGCTCGACGGCGACCGCCGCGGCATCACCCAGAGCCGCTACCAGATCCGCGTCGCATCCACACCGGCCAAGACTGCCCGGCCGGACATCTGGGACAGCGGCGTCGTCCGCTCGACGGACTCCATCGAGGTCCCGTACGGCGGCCCCGCACTGACCACCGGTACGGCGTACCACTGGACCGTCCGGGTCTGGGACGACGCCGGCAAGGCGTCCGCGTGGTCGCCGGTCGCGACCTTCGAGACCGGTCCCCTGCGGCCGGGCGATTGGCAGGGCGACTGGATCGGCGCCGACAACCAGCCCGGACCCGAGTGGACCGACACCACCATCGACGCGGACGTGACGCTGGTGAAGGACGCCCTCGGCGTCTTCTTCCGCGGCCGCGGTGGAGTCGGGTACATGTGGCAGCTCAACCAGCTCACCCCGGACAAACCCTTGCTCCGGCCGCACGTCCGCCAACCCGGAGGCGGGTACGTGCTGCTCGGTGAGATCCCGCTCGCCGCGGGGACGGACCTGAAGCAGCGGCACCACCTCCGCATCACGGTCGCCGGGCGGACCATCACCACCTGGCTCGACGGCGTCCAGGTCGACAGCCGCGAACGCTCCGACCACAACGCGCCGGGTGTGGTCGGTTTCCGCACCGACGGCGCGGAGCACGGCGTCGTGCACAGCCTCAAGGTCACCAACGTTGCCGGCGAGGTGCTGGTCGACACCGCCTTCCCGGCCGGCGACCAGACCTTCCCGGACGGGACCGTCAGGGCCGAGGGCGGCCTGCAGGTGAAGGGCACCACCGACCTGTGGCTGCCCGGCAAGCCGATCCCGGTGTTCCGCAAGGCGATCTCGTTGCCGAAAGCAAAAAAGGTCGCCTCGGCGCGGATCGACGCCGCCGCCCAGGGCATCTACGAGCTGACCGTGAACGGCCGCAAGGCGGGCGACCACCAGCTGGCACCCGGCTGGACGGACTACGCACGGCGGATCCAGTCGCAGACGTACGACGTCACGAAGTTGCTGAAGAGCGGTGCCAACACGCTCGGGGCGGAAGTCGCGCCGGGCTGGTTCACCGGCAACCTGGCGATGTTCGGCCCGAACAAGTACGGCACCGACACCGCGTTCATCGCCCAGCTCCGGGTCACCTACACCGACGGCACGGCGGACGTGTTCGCCACCGACTCGAGCTGGCAGACCGCGCCCGGCGCCGTACGGGTGGCCGATCTGCTCAACGGGGAGAGCTACGACGCGCGGCGGACCGCGTCGGAGTGGGTGCCGGCGCAGGTCCGGCCGAGTGCCACCGCGAAGATCGTGCCGCAGACGGACCAGCCGGTCCGGGTGACGCAGGAGCTGAAGGCACGCGCCATCCCGTCGCCGACGCCCGGGGCGTACCTCTACGACCTCGGCCAGAACATGGTCGGCATCGCCCGGCTGACCCTGCACGGGAGGCCCGGCCAGACGGTGAAGATCCGGTACGGCGAGGTGCTCAATCCCGACGGCACGCTCTACACCGACAACCTGCGCTCGGCGAAGGCGACCGACCACTACACCTTCGCCACCAGCCGACCGGAGACCTACCAACCCCGGTTCACCTTCCACGGCTTCCGGTACGTCGAGGTCAGTGGGCTGCCCACGGCGCCGCCGGCCAGCGCGATCGTCGGTGTGGTCCTCGGCACCGACGCCGAGCAGGTGAACGAGTTCCGGACCAATTCACCGCTGGTGAACCAGCTGCACAGCAACATCGTCTGGGGCCAGCGTGGCAACTTCCTCTCCATCCCGACCGACACCCCGGCCCGGGACGAGCGGATGGGCTGGACCGGCGACATCAACGTGTTCGCCCGGACCGCGGTCTACAACCTGGATTCGCAGGCCTTCCTGACCAAGTGGCTGCAGGACCTGCGCGACACCCAGCGCGCGGACGGCGCGTACGCGAGCGTCGCGCCGACCGTGCCGAACTCCTTCGACGGCGGCATGGGCAACGCCGGCTGGGCCGACGCCGGGGTGAACGTGCCGTGGACGCTGTGGCAGGCGTACGGCGACACCTCGGTGATCCGGCAGCACTACGCCTCGATGACCCGGTACGTCGACTACCTCGTCGCCAGCTCGAACGGGCTGATCAGGGGCGGCGGCGACTACGGCGACTGGCTGAACCTGGACGACCCGACGCCGGGTGAGCTGATCGGGACGTCGTTCGTCGCGAAAGGCGCGCGCCAGCTGAGCCAGATGGCGGCCGCGATCGGTCACACCGCGGACGCGGCGAAGTACCAGCGGGTGTACGAGGACGTGCGGGCGGCGTTCGCGGCACGGTTCGTGGCGGCGGACGGCAAGGTGGGGTCGGACAGCCAGACCGGCTACATCCTCGCCTTCACGAGCGACCTCGTGCCGGCCGACCGGATCGCGGCCGCGGGTGAGCACTTCGCCGCGACGATCCTGCGCCGGGACACGCACTTGTCCACCGGGTTCCTCGGCGTGGACGGGCTGCTGCCGGTGCTGACGAAGATCGGCCGCACGGACCTGGCGTACCGGCTGCTGCAGAACACCTCGTACCCGTCCTGGGGCTACGAGATCGGCAAGGGTGCGACCACGATCTGGGAGCGGTGGAACTCGATCAACCCCGACGGCACCTTCAACGACGTCGGGATGAACTCGTTCAACCACTACGCGTACGGCGCGGTCGGGGAGTGGATGTACCGGACGCTGGCCGGGCTGTCCGCGGCCGAGCCCGGGTACCGCAAGGCGCTGATCGCACCGACCCCGGGCGACGGGATCGACACCGCCCAGCTGCGCCACCGGACGCCGTACGGCGAGGTCGGTAGCCAGTGGCGGCGGCTGGCGGACGGGCGGTTCACGCTGGAGGTCGAGGTGCCGGCGAACACGACGGCGACCGTGCGGCTGCCGGCGGCCGAGGCTCGCCAGATCACCGAGAGCGGGCGGGCGTTGAGCCGCGCGGTAGGCGTCAGCGGGGTGGTCGACGAGGGCACGACGGTCGCACTGACGGTCGGCTCGGGCAACTACCGGTTTGCTGTTCGCCCCTGAGGCTTCGTAGGTCGCGCGCCGGCTGATCGAAGGCCGGCGGTGAGCGGCTTCCGGGGGCCTGGGGCAGTCGTCCAGGCCCCCGGCAACGTTAGCCGGCGGAACGGCTCGGGTACCGGGTTGCGCGGACATCGAGCCTAGGAGGAGTGATGGACGGAAACACCGTCCTGTGGATCGTCGTGGCCGCCGTGGTCGTGCTGATCCTGCTGGCATTGATCGCCGCTGCCGCGAAGAAGGCCAAGCAGCGGCGCATCGAGCATGACCGGCAGGCAGCAGTCGAGCACGAGCAGAAGGCCCGCCTTTCCGCAGTGCACGCCGAGCGTCAGCATGCCGCGGCCGATGAGGTCGAGGCCCGGTCGCGCAAGGCCCAGGCCATCGCCGACGAGAAGGCTGCGGAGGCTCGCCGCCTGGCCGCGGGGGCCACTGAGCGGCGGGAAGCAGCCGAGCAGGCGAGCTCCGAGTCCTCGGAACACCTGACGAAGGCTCAGGAACTCCACCCGGAGGCTCAGCGGCGGGATGACGACGACAGCGCCGACCGGTCGCCGCACGCGGCGAGCTGGGGGACCGATGCAGAGCACGCCGAGGGGGCGGACCGGCACCGCCGGGACGTGCAGGGCGATGACGGGCTTCGCAGGGGTTCGCCTGAGGCCGCAGGTACGGCTGGTTCCCCCGGTGCGCCGATGCGTGGCGCTACCGAGGATCAGCTGAGTGCTCCCGGAGCGCGTGAAGAACTGGGCAACCGTGATGCGGGTCAGGTCGGCGACCGCGACGCCGGCGGTCAGGTCGGCGACCGCGATGCGGACGGTCGGCTGATGGATGACGGGCGAGCGCAGCACGCTGCGAACGACCGTCCGGTCGACGCCGATCCCGTCGTCGATCCCGACGGCGACGGTCGTACTCCCCGGCACTCGTCACAGCAGTAATCACACAAGCCGTTGCGCGGGCCATCCGCTCTCGCGCGGACTTCCACGCCGCTCCCGCCCGGACCAACTGCTCCGGGCGGGAGCGGTCGTCTGCGGGCGGATCGTTGGCTCCGGGCGGTTCGGTGAGACAGCGGCGGAGGGGGTCAGCCGGGGCGGGTCGGTGAGACAGCGGGCGGATGGCAGCCGGAGCGGGCCGGTGAGACAGCCGGGCGGATGGCAGCCGGAGCGGGCCGGTGAGACAGCGGGCGGGATGTCGGGGGAGGTGGTCAGGCGGGGCGGGCCGGTCAAACAGCGGCGGATGGCGGCGGAGGTGGTCAGCCGGGGCGGAGGCGGTAGCCCATGCCTCGGATGGTCTGGATGCGGTCGGGCCCCAGCTTGCGGCGCAGGTAGCGAATGTAGACGTCGACCACGTTCGAGCCGGGATCGAAGTCGAAGCCCCAGACCTGGGACAGCAGTTGTTCGCGGGACAGCACCTGGTCGGGGTGCCGGCAGAAGACCTCGGCGAGCAGGAACTCCCGGGCGGTGAGGTCGACCGTGCGGCCGTCGACGGAGGCGCGGCGGGTGCGCAGGTCAAGGCTGAGGTCGCCGACCTGCAGGATGTTCGCGTCGGCCGTGCCGGAGCCGTCGCTGCGCAACCGGAGCCGGACCCGCGCCAGCAGTTCCTCGAAGGCGAACGGCTTGGCGATGTAGTCGTCGGCCCCACCTTCCAGCCCGGCGACCGTGTCGCGCACCCCGTCCCGTGCGGTCAAGATCACCACCGGCATCGTCACCCGCGCCTCCCGCAGCCGCCGCAGCACGGTGAACCCGTCCACCCGCGGCAGGCCGAGGTCGAGCAGCAGCAGGTCGTAGCCGCCACTCACCCCTTCCTGGTACGCCGTTTCGCCGTCCGCCACGACCGTGGTGACGAAACCGTTGCTGCGCAGTCCCCGCTCGACGAACGACGCGATCCGCTGCTCGTCCTCGGCGATCAGAATCCGGTTCATCGCACCTCCTCGCTCTCCACGATCTCGCCGAGCTCTTCGTCCACCGACTGCTCCACCGCCGGCCCGAACGGCAACTCCAGCTCGAACCGCGCACCAGGCCCGCCGCCGTCCGCCAGCCGGGCGTCGCCACCGTGCGCCCGGGCGATGGACCGGACGATCGCCAGCCCGAGCCCCGCCCCGTCGGTCCGCCCCTGATCGTTGCCTCGGGCAAATCTGTCGAAGATCCGTTCCCGGTCGGCGACGCAGACCCCGGCGCCCGAGTCCTCGACCCACAACAGCACCCGCGCCGGACCGTCCGGATCAGCGGGAATCACCCGGGAACCGACCGAGATGCGGTCGCCGGGTCGGGTGTGGCGGACGGCGTTCGAGACCAGTTGCATCAGGGCCTGCGTCAGCCGTTGACCGTCGGCGAGCATGCTGGCGTCAGCCGATTCGTCGACGCGCCAGGTGCGGTCGGCCAGCGGGCGAGCCTTGGCGACGGCCTCCACCACCAGCTCGGTCAGGTTGACCTGCTCCAGCTCGAGGAAGTCCGGGCGGCCGGACTTGGCCAGCACCAGCAGGTCGTCGACCATGCGGTTCATCCGGGCGAGCTCGTCGAGGATGAGCGCGCGGGTCTGCTCGCGGTCGCGCGGATCGTCGCTCATGAGTTCGAGATGCCCGCGGATCACCGTGATCGGCGTCCGCAGCTCGTGCCCGGCGTTGTCGACGAACTCGCGCTGCGCGGTGAACGCGAACTCCAGCCGGTCCAGCATCGTGTTGAACGTGCGGGCCAGCTGCGCGACGTCATCGTTGCCGACGACATCGATTCGGCGGCGCAGGTCGGAGGCGCCGATCTGCTCCGCGGTCGCGCGCACCTGCCGGATCGGCGCCAGCACTCGTCCGGTGACGATCCAGCAGGCGCCGGCCGCCATCGCCAGCGTGACCAGGCCGATCAACGCCAGCGCCTTCGCCGCGTCCTCCAGCGGTTGCGCCAAGAGGTCGCGGAACTCCAGCAGGACAAGCTGCGCCCGCACCGGCTCCGTCCCCACCCGCACCGGGATCACGGCGTACCGGACCTTGCCGGCGGTGCTGTCGACCCACCCGTACTGCGGGGTGGTGGCCGACCCGATCCGCTGGACGAAGGCGGTGTCGGTGTCGAGGCGTGCGGGCGGCGTGCCCTGGCTGCGGTGGTAGGCGCGGCCGTCGACGATCGTGAAGAACGCCTCCGAGGTGTCGGGCAGGTTGCTCTGCAGCCAGCGATCGAGCAGGTCCTCGGGAGTGGTGAGGGACGCGGCGGTCGGCGAGCCGGCGTACGCGCGGAACTTGGTTGCCTCGTGCGTGAGCTCGGCATCCGCCGCGGCGTCGGAGCGCGCGGACAGCACCTGCCAGGTGAGGAAGACCACCGCGGTGACGGCCAGCGCGAGTACGCCGAGCATCCACCCGATGATGCGTACCCGCGCACTGACCCCACCCCGACCACCGACCCCACCTCGCGGGCCGGCTCCGCTCGGAAGCCCGGCACCGCCCGGAGCACCGCCCCCGCGGCGCCTCAGCCCGACCACCCGCACCGCGCGTCAGTCATCGCCCTGCACGGCATCGTCCAGATCGTCGTCGATTCCGTCGTCGTCCCGGTCGTCGTTCTCACCGGCCGTCCGCGGACTGCCGGGCGCGACCGGATCGGCGCCCGGCGTGGTCGGCGCGGTGGTCGGCGGTGCTGTGGTCGGCGCTGTGGCCGGCGGCGT from Kribbella flavida DSM 17836 harbors:
- a CDS encoding rhamnulokinase translates to MSLRLAAVDLGASSGRVMVGRVGPDTLELSEVHRFSNGPVRVQGTLHWDILRLYQETLAGLGEAARTGPLDGLGIDSWAVDYGLLDAEGRLLGNPVHYRDSRTDGVMDGVLRKIPAEDLYAVTGLQQLPFNTIYQLVAERALDRATSLLLIPDLLSYWLTGVAGAEATNASTTQLYDVRFRTWSADLAGRIGVPLELLPPLREPGQVIGPVLPEVAEETGLDATTPVIAVGSHDTASSVVAVPAAAGDRFAYISSGTWSLVGLELPEPVLTPAAQEANFTNEGGVDGRTRFLKNVMGLWILQECLRVWGTDDLVQLLKGAADVPAFGVLVDPDHPSFLAPGNMPARIAEFCAQSGQEPPTSRAVIVRCVLESLALAYRRTLRRAQQVAGREVDVVHVIGGGSQNELLCQLTADACGVPVLAGPVEASALGNVLVQARALGEPLPDLDAMRALVRATHRLRRYEPQGRPADWDAAESRVFGTR
- a CDS encoding family 78 glycoside hydrolase catalytic domain is translated as MSFRTRFGCLLAAVLLLTPLVPATGSPPATRETLQVRNLKTNNLTNPLGVPGTPPRLSWQLDGDRRGITQSRYQIRVASTPAKTARPDIWDSGVVRSTDSIEVPYGGPALTTGTAYHWTVRVWDDAGKASAWSPVATFETGPLRPGDWQGDWIGADNQPGPEWTDTTIDADVTLVKDALGVFFRGRGGVGYMWQLNQLTPDKPLLRPHVRQPGGGYVLLGEIPLAAGTDLKQRHHLRITVAGRTITTWLDGVQVDSRERSDHNAPGVVGFRTDGAEHGVVHSLKVTNVAGEVLVDTAFPAGDQTFPDGTVRAEGGLQVKGTTDLWLPGKPIPVFRKAISLPKAKKVASARIDAAAQGIYELTVNGRKAGDHQLAPGWTDYARRIQSQTYDVTKLLKSGANTLGAEVAPGWFTGNLAMFGPNKYGTDTAFIAQLRVTYTDGTADVFATDSSWQTAPGAVRVADLLNGESYDARRTASEWVPAQVRPSATAKIVPQTDQPVRVTQELKARAIPSPTPGAYLYDLGQNMVGIARLTLHGRPGQTVKIRYGEVLNPDGTLYTDNLRSAKATDHYTFATSRPETYQPRFTFHGFRYVEVSGLPTAPPASAIVGVVLGTDAEQVNEFRTNSPLVNQLHSNIVWGQRGNFLSIPTDTPARDERMGWTGDINVFARTAVYNLDSQAFLTKWLQDLRDTQRADGAYASVAPTVPNSFDGGMGNAGWADAGVNVPWTLWQAYGDTSVIRQHYASMTRYVDYLVASSNGLIRGGGDYGDWLNLDDPTPGELIGTSFVAKGARQLSQMAAAIGHTADAAKYQRVYEDVRAAFAARFVAADGKVGSDSQTGYILAFTSDLVPADRIAAAGEHFAATILRRDTHLSTGFLGVDGLLPVLTKIGRTDLAYRLLQNTSYPSWGYEIGKGATTIWERWNSINPDGTFNDVGMNSFNHYAYGAVGEWMYRTLAGLSAAEPGYRKALIAPTPGDGIDTAQLRHRTPYGEVGSQWRRLADGRFTLEVEVPANTTATVRLPAAEARQITESGRALSRAVGVSGVVDEGTTVALTVGSGNYRFAVRP
- a CDS encoding response regulator transcription factor, with protein sequence MNRILIAEDEQRIASFVERGLRSNGFVTTVVADGETAYQEGVSGGYDLLLLDLGLPRVDGFTVLRRLREARVTMPVVILTARDGVRDTVAGLEGGADDYIAKPFAFEELLARVRLRLRSDGSGTADANILQVGDLSLDLRTRRASVDGRTVDLTAREFLLAEVFCRHPDQVLSREQLLSQVWGFDFDPGSNVVDVYIRYLRRKLGPDRIQTIRGMGYRLRPG
- a CDS encoding helix-turn-helix domain-containing protein codes for the protein MTVLHNETRPRPELSDLARASEHCGFLRATHQCGLPRATPEPALPREISHEDLKLLRLLATGLPMDAVARRLDLSERTVRRRTRAACDRLGFGTAIEAIVWAAHRGLL
- a CDS encoding sensor histidine kinase, with protein sequence MLGVLALAVTAVVFLTWQVLSARSDAAADAELTHEATKFRAYAGSPTAASLTTPEDLLDRWLQSNLPDTSEAFFTIVDGRAYHRSQGTPPARLDTDTAFVQRIGSATTPQYGWVDSTAGKVRYAVIPVRVGTEPVRAQLVLLEFRDLLAQPLEDAAKALALIGLVTLAMAAGACWIVTGRVLAPIRQVRATAEQIGASDLRRRIDVVGNDDVAQLARTFNTMLDRLEFAFTAQREFVDNAGHELRTPITVIRGHLELMSDDPRDREQTRALILDELARMNRMVDDLLVLAKSGRPDFLELEQVNLTELVVEAVAKARPLADRTWRVDESADASMLADGQRLTQALMQLVSNAVRHTRPGDRISVGSRVIPADPDGPARVLLWVEDSGAGVCVADRERIFDRFARGNDQGRTDGAGLGLAIVRSIARAHGGDARLADGGGPGARFELELPFGPAVEQSVDEELGEIVESEEVR